One genomic window of Nitrosomonas sp. Is35 includes the following:
- a CDS encoding multiheme c-type cytochrome → MKGKLWPRIVAVLLGGMLIGAAQADIPSVPNELYEALKLDRTKVTPKELHEALVKRYKDPAQGAGRGTLAQYWEPIPYGIYLDPATFYKSPTTNKEVASRKECVECHTDESPVWVQAWKRSSHANLDKVRNLKPGEPTFYKKAKLEEVEKNLRSMGRLAEGENLKEVGCIDCHVDIGAKKKADHTKDIRMPTADVCGTCHLAEFAERESERDTMIWPHDQWPDGRPSHALDYKANVETTVWAAMPQREVAEGCSMCHTNQNKCDSCHTRHEFSAAESRRPEACATCHSGVDHNNWEAYSMSKHGKIVGMLGNQWNWEAPLKDAYAVGGQSAPTCAGCHMEYEGEYSHNMVRKIRWANYPFVPGIAENIKSEWSEKRLDSWVVTCTQCHSERFARSYLDLMDKGTLEGLAKYQEANAVVHQLYKEGLLTGQKTNRPAPPAPEKEGYAYFAQLFWSKGNSPAAIELKVLEMHENDLAKMHVGLAHVNPGGWTYTEGWGPINRAYVEIQDENTRIREMVALQERVKNLETKKTSLLDLDGTAEKISLGGLGGGMLLAGTLALAGWRKRKQSEA, encoded by the coding sequence ATGAAAGGCAAGCTATGGCCGAGGATAGTAGCGGTACTGTTAGGAGGGATGCTGATAGGAGCGGCCCAGGCTGACATACCGAGCGTACCGAACGAACTGTATGAAGCGTTGAAACTGGACCGTACGAAAGTAACGCCGAAGGAACTGCACGAAGCGCTGGTTAAGCGCTACAAAGATCCTGCGCAAGGAGCGGGACGCGGCACACTGGCGCAATACTGGGAACCGATCCCGTACGGAATTTACCTGGATCCGGCGACATTTTACAAATCACCGACCACGAACAAAGAAGTAGCAAGCCGTAAAGAATGCGTGGAATGCCACACCGACGAATCACCGGTATGGGTACAAGCATGGAAGAGAAGCAGCCATGCGAACCTGGACAAAGTGCGCAACCTGAAACCGGGCGAACCTACTTTTTACAAGAAAGCCAAACTGGAAGAAGTCGAAAAGAACCTTCGCTCGATGGGCAGACTGGCTGAAGGCGAGAACCTGAAAGAAGTTGGCTGTATCGACTGTCACGTAGACATTGGTGCGAAGAAAAAAGCCGACCACACCAAAGACATCAGAATGCCGACGGCCGATGTATGCGGCACCTGTCACTTGGCAGAATTTGCGGAACGTGAATCGGAACGCGACACGATGATCTGGCCGCACGACCAATGGCCGGATGGACGCCCATCGCACGCACTGGACTACAAAGCCAACGTAGAAACTACCGTATGGGCAGCGATGCCACAACGTGAAGTAGCCGAAGGCTGCTCAATGTGCCACACCAACCAAAACAAATGTGACTCATGCCACACCCGTCACGAATTCTCAGCAGCGGAATCCCGCAGACCGGAAGCCTGCGCAACCTGTCACAGCGGCGTAGACCACAACAACTGGGAAGCGTACTCCATGTCCAAGCACGGCAAAATTGTCGGCATGCTGGGCAACCAATGGAACTGGGAAGCACCGTTAAAAGACGCCTATGCAGTAGGCGGACAAAGCGCACCAACCTGCGCCGGCTGCCACATGGAATACGAAGGCGAATATAGCCACAACATGGTCAGAAAAATCCGCTGGGCGAACTACCCGTTTGTTCCTGGAATTGCGGAAAACATCAAAAGTGAATGGTCGGAAAAACGTCTGGACTCATGGGTAGTCACTTGTACCCAATGCCACTCGGAACGTTTTGCCCGCTCCTACCTCGATCTGATGGACAAAGGCACATTGGAAGGACTGGCTAAATACCAAGAAGCCAATGCAGTCGTACATCAACTGTACAAAGAAGGCCTGCTGACCGGTCAAAAAACCAACCGTCCTGCACCACCTGCACCGGAAAAAGAAGGCTACGCCTACTTTGCCCAACTGTTCTGGTCGAAAGGCAACAGCCCTGCAGCCATCGAACTGAAAGTGCTGGAAATGCATGAAAACGACCTGGCCAAGATGCACGTAGGCCTAGCGCACGTTAACCCAGGCGGCTGGACCTACACCGAAGGCTGGGGTCCGATCAACCGCGCTTATGTTGAGATTCAAGACGAAAACACCCGCATCCGTGAAATGGTTGCACTGCAAGAACGTGTTAAAAATCTTGAAACCAAGAAAACCAGCCTACTCGACTTAGACGGCACAGCAGAGAAAATCTCTCTGGGCGGTTTAGGCGGTGGCATGCTGCTAGCCGGAACACTGGCACTGGCAGGCTGGCGCAAACGTAAACAAAGCGAAGCTTGA
- the rpsT gene encoding 30S ribosomal protein S20 — MANSAQARKRARQAVKRREYNVSLRSKLRTAIKSVRKAIGTGNKELAQNAFNSSLGTVDSIAGKGIIHKNKAARYKSRLSAAIKMLNS; from the coding sequence ATGGCTAACAGTGCACAAGCAAGAAAGCGTGCGAGGCAAGCGGTCAAACGCAGAGAATATAACGTCAGTTTGCGGTCTAAATTACGTACTGCGATAAAATCAGTTAGAAAGGCAATTGGAACAGGAAATAAGGAATTGGCGCAAAATGCTTTCAATAGCTCCTTGGGAACTGTTGATTCAATTGCCGGTAAAGGCATCATTCATAAAAATAAGGCTGCGCGTTATAAAAGCCGATTATCTGCTGCCATCAAAATGCTAAATAGCTAA
- the pstB gene encoding phosphate ABC transporter ATP-binding protein PstB, with the protein MQINSEKPIETIQYKSEVKNLSFYYGGFNALKNIDMVLHDKRITALIGPSGCGKSTFLRCFNRMHDLYPGNRYEGEIILHPDDVNILASNVDPIEVRMRISMVFQKPNPFPKSIYENVAYGLRVRGIKQRAILDEKVEAALRNSALWDEVKDRLHHLAFNLSGGQQQRLCIARALATDPEILLFDEPTSALDPIATASIEELITDLKNKVTILIVTHNMQQAARVSDYTAYMYLGELIEFNVTDTIFIKPKNKQTEDYITGRFG; encoded by the coding sequence ATGCAAATCAACTCTGAAAAACCAATAGAAACGATTCAATATAAATCAGAAGTTAAAAACCTCAGTTTTTACTATGGCGGATTTAATGCGCTGAAGAATATCGATATGGTCTTGCACGATAAGAGGATCACTGCCTTAATAGGACCCTCCGGATGCGGGAAATCGACATTTCTGCGCTGTTTCAATCGCATGCATGATCTATATCCCGGTAATCGCTATGAAGGTGAAATTATTCTTCACCCGGATGATGTCAATATTTTGGCTTCAAACGTTGATCCAATTGAAGTGCGGATGAGAATAAGCATGGTTTTTCAGAAACCGAATCCGTTTCCCAAATCCATTTATGAAAACGTTGCATATGGGCTTCGCGTGCGCGGGATTAAACAGCGCGCTATTTTGGATGAAAAGGTCGAAGCTGCATTACGCAATTCCGCGCTATGGGATGAAGTAAAAGATCGATTACACCATTTGGCCTTTAATCTTTCCGGAGGACAACAGCAAAGACTTTGCATCGCCAGAGCTTTGGCAACAGATCCTGAAATATTGCTGTTTGATGAACCGACTTCCGCGCTCGATCCCATTGCAACAGCCAGTATCGAAGAATTAATAACTGATTTAAAAAATAAGGTAACAATTCTTATCGTTACCCATAATATGCAACAAGCTGCGAGAGTTTCCGATTACACCGCCTATATGTACTTAGGGGAATTAATCGAATTTAATGTGACAGATACCATCTTTATCAAGCCGAAGAATAAACAGACCGAAGATTATATTACCGGACGATTCGGTTAA
- the pstA gene encoding phosphate ABC transporter permease PstA, with the protein MKSVNNIEEIRKIIGLHKKWDLIFMITGIIALMIAVLTFMALFAHMLIDGMPRLSWEFFTSFPSRRPESAGILSAWVGTTLVMLVTAFAAVPLGIGSGVYLEEYAPKNLLTEIIEINVTNLAGVPSIIYGLLALGLFVYQLGFGQSILAAGLALALLILPVVIVATREAIRSIPVSIREGAYALGATKWQTVSDHLLPYSSAGILTGIIIGLARAIGETAPIITIGALTFIAFLPPSPVKSEFPYLSIEWLTAPFTVMPIQMFNWVSRPEEAFQLNAAAAGLVLVVMTLAMNGLAIYLRYRMRKNIKW; encoded by the coding sequence ATGAAGAGCGTTAATAATATAGAAGAAATCAGAAAAATCATTGGACTGCATAAGAAATGGGATCTGATTTTTATGATTACCGGAATTATTGCGCTTATGATTGCGGTATTAACCTTTATGGCTCTATTTGCTCATATGTTGATAGACGGGATGCCACGTCTGTCTTGGGAGTTCTTTACATCTTTTCCTTCACGCCGGCCTGAATCAGCGGGAATTTTATCGGCTTGGGTTGGTACAACCCTGGTGATGTTGGTAACAGCATTTGCCGCAGTGCCATTAGGTATTGGATCGGGTGTGTATTTGGAAGAATATGCACCGAAAAATTTATTAACCGAAATCATTGAGATTAATGTAACTAACTTGGCGGGTGTACCTTCTATCATCTATGGTTTGCTCGCATTAGGATTATTCGTTTACCAATTGGGTTTCGGGCAAAGCATTTTAGCTGCGGGACTTGCTTTGGCGTTGCTTATTTTGCCGGTTGTGATTGTCGCAACTCGCGAAGCAATACGATCAATTCCAGTATCAATAAGGGAAGGAGCTTATGCACTTGGCGCGACTAAGTGGCAAACGGTTTCTGATCATTTGCTACCGTATTCGTCTGCGGGAATTCTAACAGGCATTATTATCGGCTTGGCTCGAGCGATTGGCGAGACTGCGCCGATTATTACGATTGGTGCGTTAACATTTATTGCTTTTTTACCGCCTTCACCGGTGAAAAGTGAATTTCCTTATTTATCCATTGAATGGCTGACAGCACCTTTTACGGTGATGCCGATACAGATGTTTAATTGGGTATCACGGCCGGAAGAGGCATTCCAATTAAATGCTGCTGCTGCTGGGCTGGTATTGGTAGTGATGACGCTAGCAATGAATGGCTTGGCGATTTATTTGCGTTATCGCATGCGAAAAAATATTAAGTGGTAA
- a CDS encoding GNAT family N-acetyltransferase: MSHADAVQIVSWEEAATALRAVRTAVFIREQQVPEELEWDQFDAASVHVLVLNKAGQPVGTARLLPDGHIGRMAVLKEWRGQGLGSALLTTLLQVLIKRRQFEAQLHAQTNAIPFYKKFGFQIMGEEFMEAGIPHVKMTLFIRESTLTT, encoded by the coding sequence GTGAGCCATGCTGATGCTGTACAAATCGTAAGTTGGGAAGAAGCTGCGACTGCTCTGCGCGCAGTACGAACAGCGGTGTTTATTCGCGAACAGCAGGTTCCGGAAGAATTAGAGTGGGATCAGTTTGATGCAGCCAGCGTGCATGTGCTTGTTTTAAATAAAGCTGGGCAGCCGGTGGGCACAGCGCGATTATTACCGGATGGCCATATCGGCCGTATGGCGGTATTAAAAGAATGGCGCGGTCAAGGTTTGGGCAGTGCGTTGCTGACAACTTTATTGCAGGTATTAATAAAACGGCGTCAGTTTGAAGCGCAGTTGCATGCACAAACGAACGCTATACCATTCTATAAAAAATTTGGATTTCAAATTATGGGAGAAGAATTCATGGAGGCTGGTATTCCGCATGTCAAAATGACACTCTTCATCAGAGAATCAACTTTGACTACTTGA
- the tpiA gene encoding triose-phosphate isomerase: MREKMVAGNWKMHGSLVDNKQLLDEVVAGVNGLKEARLAVCVPYPYLSSVQDALRSTNIAWGAQNVSQYEKGAYTGEISTAMLKDFGCRYVIVGHSERRTLFSENNTIVAEKYLAAQRAGITPILCVGETLEQREAGITEQVIQDQLTAVIRLAGIESLSQAVIAYEPIWAIGTGKTASPQQAQDVHSYIRTGIAKENASIARELAILYGGSVKANNALELFAMPDIDGGLIGGASLISSEFIAICRALRH, translated from the coding sequence ATGCGCGAAAAGATGGTTGCGGGTAACTGGAAAATGCACGGTAGTTTAGTTGATAACAAGCAGTTGCTAGACGAGGTTGTGGCTGGAGTTAATGGGTTAAAAGAAGCTCGTCTGGCGGTTTGTGTTCCTTATCCCTATCTTTCATCAGTACAAGATGCACTGCGGAGTACCAATATTGCATGGGGCGCTCAGAATGTAAGTCAATACGAAAAAGGTGCATATACCGGAGAAATTTCAACGGCCATGCTAAAGGATTTCGGATGCCGGTATGTCATTGTTGGGCACTCGGAAAGAAGAACATTATTTAGCGAAAATAACACTATCGTTGCAGAAAAGTATTTAGCCGCGCAACGTGCAGGCATAACACCAATTTTATGTGTGGGTGAAACACTTGAGCAGCGAGAAGCTGGAATTACTGAGCAAGTAATTCAAGATCAGCTTACGGCGGTTATTCGATTGGCAGGCATAGAATCTCTGAGTCAGGCGGTCATTGCATATGAACCAATATGGGCTATAGGCACAGGCAAGACCGCATCTCCTCAACAAGCGCAAGATGTTCACTCGTATATTAGAACTGGCATTGCCAAAGAGAATGCGAGCATTGCACGGGAATTAGCCATACTTTATGGCGGCAGTGTGAAAGCTAATAATGCACTTGAATTATTCGCAATGCCGGATATCGACGGTGGTTTGATAGGTGGAGCTTCACTTATTTCAAGTGAATTCATAGCGATTTGCCGCGCTTTGCGTCACTAA
- the cycA gene encoding cytochrome c-550 CycA gives MKHPITYLLAVLAAAAFFSGAAIADTFEGRAKCSSCHKSQAKAWKDTAHAKAMESLKPGARKEAKVKAKLDPEKDYTQDKDCVGCHVDGFGKKGGYTIEAAKKPLAAVGCESCHGPGKNYRGDHRKAGQAFESKGTTTQRKVVADKGQDFHFEEACAACHLNYEGSPWKGAKAPYTPFTPAVDPKYTFDFDKMVKDVKAMHEHYKLDGTFVGEPKFKYHDEFQASAKEKTGDKKDKGKE, from the coding sequence ATGAAACACCCAATAACCTATCTACTGGCTGTTCTGGCAGCAGCCGCATTTTTCTCAGGCGCAGCGATAGCGGACACTTTTGAAGGACGCGCGAAATGCAGCTCCTGCCACAAATCGCAAGCCAAAGCATGGAAAGACACCGCGCACGCCAAAGCGATGGAATCGCTGAAACCTGGCGCACGCAAAGAAGCCAAAGTTAAAGCCAAACTGGATCCGGAAAAAGACTACACCCAAGACAAAGACTGCGTAGGCTGTCACGTAGACGGCTTCGGCAAGAAAGGCGGCTATACCATAGAAGCAGCGAAGAAGCCCCTAGCGGCAGTAGGTTGTGAATCGTGCCACGGACCTGGTAAGAACTACCGTGGCGACCACCGCAAGGCAGGACAAGCATTTGAAAGCAAAGGCACCACCACACAACGTAAAGTGGTTGCTGACAAAGGCCAAGACTTCCACTTTGAAGAAGCCTGCGCAGCTTGCCATTTGAACTACGAAGGCTCACCCTGGAAAGGCGCGAAAGCCCCTTACACCCCATTCACCCCTGCAGTAGACCCTAAATACACCTTTGACTTTGACAAGATGGTCAAAGACGTCAAAGCAATGCACGAGCATTACAAACTGGACGGCACTTTCGTAGGCGAGCCAAAATTCAAGTACCATGACGAATTCCAAGCCAGCGCAAAGGAAAAGACAGGGGACAAAAAAGATAAAGGAAAAGAGTAA
- the pstC gene encoding phosphate ABC transporter permease subunit PstC yields the protein MAEESRTKITHAGKLGYSFRRHLHERFIETFLFLSALLSIAIMLAIIVMLVKESLVFFQHVSIWQFVTDTQWTPLFDDAHYGIMPLVSGTIVSSLIALLVALPLGTIIAIYLSEFAPFTVREMAKPFLELLGGVPTVVYGYFALLFVTPLLQIIFPELPGFNLLSAGLVMGIMIIPYVSSMTEDAMRAVPMNLREGSYAMGATRFQTAIRVVMPAAFSGIAAAYILGISRAVGETMVVAIAAGMQPNLTWNPMEPAATITAYIVQVSLGDLPHGSIGYQTIFAAGLTLLLITLLFNIIGHALRKRYREIY from the coding sequence TTGGCAGAAGAGTCACGCACTAAAATAACTCACGCTGGCAAACTAGGATATAGCTTTCGTCGTCATTTGCACGAAAGATTTATAGAGACTTTCTTATTCTTGTCGGCGCTACTTTCGATAGCGATCATGCTCGCAATCATTGTGATGCTGGTAAAAGAATCATTGGTTTTTTTTCAACATGTATCGATCTGGCAATTTGTAACCGATACGCAATGGACACCACTATTCGATGATGCTCACTATGGAATAATGCCACTGGTTTCCGGCACCATAGTCAGTTCATTAATTGCCTTGCTGGTTGCGCTTCCACTCGGAACAATTATCGCTATTTACCTTTCTGAGTTTGCGCCATTTACAGTGCGTGAAATGGCGAAACCTTTCTTGGAATTGCTGGGCGGCGTGCCGACAGTAGTGTATGGTTATTTTGCATTATTATTTGTTACGCCATTGTTGCAAATTATTTTCCCTGAATTGCCTGGCTTTAATTTGCTATCTGCCGGATTGGTAATGGGGATAATGATTATCCCCTATGTGAGTTCAATGACTGAGGATGCCATGCGAGCGGTTCCAATGAATCTCCGAGAAGGCTCTTACGCGATGGGCGCTACGCGCTTTCAAACGGCTATCCGAGTCGTGATGCCGGCTGCTTTTTCTGGGATAGCTGCTGCATATATTTTGGGCATATCACGTGCGGTGGGGGAAACAATGGTGGTTGCAATTGCTGCCGGGATGCAACCAAATTTAACCTGGAATCCCATGGAACCAGCTGCAACCATTACAGCATATATAGTCCAGGTTAGTTTGGGTGACTTGCCTCACGGTAGTATTGGCTATCAAACTATTTTTGCTGCCGGTTTGACTTTATTGCTGATAACGTTGTTATTTAATATTATCGGTCATGCATTGCGTAAGCGATATAGAGAAATTTATTAA
- a CDS encoding NapC/NirT family cytochrome c, with protein MTGIQKGAIGTLLTGGLLGIVLVAVVFGGEAALSTEEFCTSCHSMTYTQTELRQSTHYGALGVNPSCKDCHIPQGFKNFHLAVYSHAVDGARELYLELMNDYSTLEKFNERRLIMAHDARMNLKKWDSITCRDCHKNPNPPGADAQEAHKKMKTEGATCIDCHQNLVHEEVPKTDLNASLKAGKLVLVKEEDEGGSGEDEDEEEDEGEGAAGGSAGSTEAQSDDEDEDEE; from the coding sequence ATGACAGGCATACAAAAAGGAGCGATAGGCACGCTGCTGACAGGTGGTCTGCTGGGCATCGTACTGGTAGCGGTCGTATTTGGCGGGGAAGCAGCACTCTCGACCGAAGAATTCTGCACCAGCTGCCACTCGATGACCTATACGCAAACGGAATTAAGACAATCGACGCACTATGGTGCGTTGGGTGTCAATCCCAGCTGTAAAGATTGTCATATACCGCAAGGCTTCAAGAACTTTCATTTAGCGGTGTATAGCCACGCAGTGGATGGCGCGAGAGAACTGTATCTGGAACTGATGAATGACTACTCGACGCTGGAGAAATTTAACGAACGCCGCTTGATCATGGCGCACGATGCGCGGATGAACCTGAAGAAATGGGACAGCATCACCTGCCGTGACTGCCATAAGAACCCGAATCCACCGGGAGCTGACGCCCAAGAAGCGCACAAGAAGATGAAGACGGAAGGTGCGACGTGTATAGACTGCCATCAGAACCTGGTACATGAAGAAGTACCGAAGACCGACCTGAATGCGAGCTTGAAAGCTGGCAAGCTGGTTTTGGTGAAGGAAGAAGATGAAGGCGGTAGTGGAGAAGACGAAGACGAGGAAGAAGACGAGGGTGAAGGAGCGGCTGGAGGATCAGCTGGCAGCACAGAAGCCCAGAGTGATGATGAAGATGAAGATGAAGAGTAG
- the secG gene encoding preprotein translocase subunit SecG, whose protein sequence is MEIIVWAAHVLLAIVLVVLVLLQHGKGADMGAAFGSGSAGSLFGASGSASFLSRATGFVAAMFFATSMSLTYLSVNQTESSTSVMSIMDQAEESGSASGAGAEKKSIPDRDQNVLEVESSSKVNQIPE, encoded by the coding sequence TTGGAAATTATAGTTTGGGCAGCGCATGTTTTGCTGGCGATTGTATTAGTGGTTTTGGTATTATTGCAACATGGCAAAGGTGCAGATATGGGGGCGGCATTCGGTAGCGGTTCTGCGGGAAGTTTGTTTGGTGCAAGCGGGTCTGCTTCATTTTTGAGCCGCGCTACAGGTTTTGTCGCTGCAATGTTTTTTGCTACAAGCATGAGTTTAACCTATCTATCAGTAAATCAAACTGAGAGCTCAACAAGTGTGATGAGTATAATGGATCAGGCCGAAGAGTCTGGAAGTGCATCTGGGGCAGGAGCAGAGAAAAAATCAATTCCAGATCGCGATCAAAATGTGCTTGAAGTAGAGAGTAGCTCAAAGGTAAATCAGATACCAGAATAG
- the haoB gene encoding hydroxylamine oxidation protein HaoB, with protein MRSSDKLLPSLGIILVTGGLLLLGWFAYLWFKPVPAPYQYQLVAEGDSQKFSKMDLSGWPELKLSQYKVQADGVAKPIAEFIVARQKDEAPVLIYWKNSTNEILYNFDRKPSELSTLAAAIAKHAPKDALILSWWDTSRQIKLLTGHDTLFTSHLNEPLMIPVPWLEQSEAIQAYEKQFWGSKASQKEREQFKRFSEALTAPAEEGVKQLRELIGSDRETYVIVHVTDLYKAGLMHPDRIGVAFQNFPMTGNMHGMINQMKVQLKENDFDTYTLQSVADEEIRVFFLSDEKSSQTLLARMLPFVDKKAPTELDVAQLIYQQGGYWVYRLP; from the coding sequence GTGCGATCGTCAGACAAGCTACTCCCGTCATTAGGAATCATCCTAGTGACGGGAGGTTTGCTTTTATTGGGCTGGTTTGCGTATTTATGGTTTAAACCGGTACCGGCCCCCTATCAATATCAACTGGTCGCGGAAGGCGACAGCCAGAAGTTCAGCAAAATGGACCTATCGGGCTGGCCCGAACTCAAGCTAAGCCAATACAAAGTACAAGCGGACGGCGTAGCCAAACCCATCGCCGAATTCATCGTTGCAAGACAAAAGGATGAAGCACCGGTACTAATTTACTGGAAGAACAGCACCAACGAAATACTCTACAACTTTGACCGCAAACCATCGGAACTTAGCACCCTGGCAGCGGCGATAGCCAAACACGCCCCGAAAGACGCCCTGATACTCTCATGGTGGGACACATCGCGGCAAATCAAACTGCTCACCGGCCACGACACACTCTTTACCAGCCACCTGAACGAACCGCTGATGATACCGGTCCCCTGGTTGGAACAAAGCGAAGCCATCCAAGCCTATGAAAAACAATTCTGGGGAAGCAAAGCCAGTCAAAAAGAACGGGAGCAATTCAAACGTTTCAGCGAAGCCCTGACGGCCCCTGCGGAAGAAGGCGTCAAGCAACTGCGGGAACTGATAGGCTCAGACCGGGAAACCTATGTCATCGTACATGTCACCGACCTGTATAAAGCAGGACTCATGCACCCCGACAGAATCGGCGTAGCGTTTCAGAACTTCCCGATGACCGGCAACATGCACGGCATGATCAACCAGATGAAAGTGCAACTGAAGGAAAACGACTTTGACACCTACACCCTGCAATCGGTCGCGGACGAAGAAATCAGAGTATTCTTCCTGAGTGACGAAAAGAGCAGCCAAACCCTACTGGCGAGGATGTTACCGTTTGTAGACAAAAAAGCCCCGACCGAACTGGACGTAGCGCAACTGATCTATCAACAAGGCGGCTACTGGGTATACCGGCTACCGTAA